The Microcystis panniformis FACHB-1757 region GATCAGACACAGCTGCGGCGAGCGGGCGATAATCGCTTCTGTATCCATTTCCGAGAGAGTGAATCCCTCTTTCTCTAGGATTTTTCTCGGTACGATTTCCAATCCCTCGGCCTTTTCGGCGGTCTCTTTTCTGCCGTGGGTTTCGAGCAGTCCAATCACCACGTCGGTTCCCTGCTTTCTGAGACTATGCCCCTCCTCCAGCATTTTGTAAGTTTTCCCGACTCCCGGAGCCATCCCGATAAAAATTTTATGTCTTCCCCGTCGCACAATTGTCTCCTTTTTGGCAACTTACCTTGTAGATTAATAATGAAAGTGCCTATTGACGGCTCTTCTCGACTTTGTGTGATAATTTTTGCTTATGGAACCCTGAAGTGCTTATTGGGCAAAACTTTTAGGACTATTTTGCGGATATTCTATCGGTATAGACCTCGTTTCCACACAGAAACCAGAAGAGCCTATTGACTAGAGGTAATACCGCGCTGACGTAATTGGTCGATAAAAAATTCTTCGAGGGAAGCACGAGCTAAATTAAGACTAATCAAGCGAGCATCCATACTAGGCAGGGCAGCCAGAAAAGCAGCGGGTTCTCCCTGTAATTGTCCGTGCCAAAAATTATCGCGCCAATGTAAACCGAGTATCCATTGCTGTAGTTGCTCTTCTCTACCCCCTTGAACAATCACCTGATAGACATCAGCACGACCGAGAATTTGATCGAGGGAACCGACACAGAGTAATTCTCCCCGGGCCAACAGGGCAATGCGATCGCAAATTTGTTCCACATCGGAGAGAATATGAGAGTTAAAAAAGATGGTTTTCCCCCGTTGTTTGAGGGATTGAATAATTTCCCGCACTTGATAGCGACCGATAGGGTCCAGTCCCGACATCGGTTCATCGAGAAAGACTAATTCCGGATCATTGATTAATGCTTGAGCTATACCGATCCGTTGCATCATTCCCTTAGAATATTGACGCAATTGTTTTTTCTGGGCAGTTTTGCGGTCTAATCCCACTAAATCCAATAATTCAGGAATGCGTTTTTTCTGCACAGAAGAGGGAATTTGAAAAATGCCGGCGATTAATTGTAGGAATTCCCAGCCGGTGAGATAGTCGTAGTAGTAGGCATTTTCAGGAAGATAGCCGATGCGTTGCCTGACCGAGCGATCGCCAATTGGTTGACCGAGAATCAAGGCCCGTCCGGAAGTGGGTCGGACAATCCCCAAAAGGGTTTTTAAGAGCGTGGTTTTGCCGGCCCCGTTCGGGCCTAATAATCCAAAGGTTTCGCCCTCATGGACAATTAAAGTACAGTTTTTCAAGGATTCGATTTTTTTATTTAACCAGAATCCCGTCCGATAAGTTTTTTGTAAGTTTAACGTCTCTAGCACAGTTTGACGGCTGGTATTCGTCATTGTTTTGGAGTCATCTGAGACAGAATACATGGGTCTGATATCCCTCTTCCTACACTTTGCTTTTATTATCCCCAAATTGTCAGCAGCAATGTCAACAGTATCAAAATAGCCCGGTTTTGGAACCCAGAAAAATTCCAACCGGTCTTGAGAAGGGGTATCAGTGCGGGCTATTGCCAGCTTTCTTCTCTGGCATTGGTGTGCATTAGCCGCTAAAATCTGTTAGACAGGTAACTTTGACACTTGAGCAGCAACTGGTACAATAGTGCGAACGCTTAAGGAAACCAGACTCTTAGACAAACACAGCATGAAACAAATCCTCAATAGCCTCAATTCGCTGACAGTGGCCAGTGTAGCCACTATCGCCTTGGCTTACCCTAGCATCGCTCAAGTTAATCTGTCTGTTTATCCCGCTCCTTCCTCGTCGAACGAATCCATAGAATTATACGTTCCCCCGCCAGAAAACAATAACACCAATAATAATACCTGTACTCAATTGATTGGGGCAAATATCGATAAAATTATCGGTCAAGCTCCCAATCAGTGGGGTATATTAATCGAATCTATTGATCGCCAAACGGTTATTTATAGTCATAACGCCGATCGCTATTTTATCCCTGCTTCTAATACAAAGTTATTTACCACGGCTGCCGCTTTACAAGCGATGAACCCGGAAACGACAATTCAAAAAAAATCCCTGCGCGATTGGGTGAATATCACTAATCAGAGAAGTAATAATTTCTACGCTGACACTCTTTTTCGCTTTATCGGCGGTTCTAAAAGTGTTACTGCCATCTTGGCACAATTGGGCATCAATCCCAGTGGTTTTCGTTTAGCCGATGGTTCAGGATTATCCCGCCGTAATACCGCTACTCCCCGCTCGATCGTGGAAATTTTGCGGGTGATGTATTATTCTCCTAATCGAGACACTTTCTATGCTTCCTTACCGGTAGCGGGAATTAGTGGCACCCTGAGAAACCGAATGCGTCAGACGGCTGCTACTGGCACAGTTTACGCTAAAACTGGCACTCTTACCGGTGTGCGGGCCCTATCGGGTTATCTAGAAAACCCCAACCAAGAACCGATGTTATTTAGCATTATCGTTAATAATCAACGGGTTTCCGGACAGGCTCTGGTGAAAGCGATCGATACTATTGTTCTACAGATGACCCAATCTCGTTCCTGTCAAGCTCAGTAGCTCTCCCGTAAAATACCCATTTGTCCTGACAGTTAGTGAAAACCCGATTGGGTAAGGATTT contains the following coding sequences:
- the dacB gene encoding D-alanyl-D-alanine carboxypeptidase/D-alanyl-D-alanine endopeptidase is translated as MKQILNSLNSLTVASVATIALAYPSIAQVNLSVYPAPSSSNESIELYVPPPENNNTNNNTCTQLIGANIDKIIGQAPNQWGILIESIDRQTVIYSHNADRYFIPASNTKLFTTAAALQAMNPETTIQKKSLRDWVNITNQRSNNFYADTLFRFIGGSKSVTAILAQLGINPSGFRLADGSGLSRRNTATPRSIVEILRVMYYSPNRDTFYASLPVAGISGTLRNRMRQTAATGTVYAKTGTLTGVRALSGYLENPNQEPMLFSIIVNNQRVSGQALVKAIDTIVLQMTQSRSCQAQ
- a CDS encoding ABC transporter ATP-binding protein gives rise to the protein MYSVSDDSKTMTNTSRQTVLETLNLQKTYRTGFWLNKKIESLKNCTLIVHEGETFGLLGPNGAGKTTLLKTLLGIVRPTSGRALILGQPIGDRSVRQRIGYLPENAYYYDYLTGWEFLQLIAGIFQIPSSVQKKRIPELLDLVGLDRKTAQKKQLRQYSKGMMQRIGIAQALINDPELVFLDEPMSGLDPIGRYQVREIIQSLKQRGKTIFFNSHILSDVEQICDRIALLARGELLCVGSLDQILGRADVYQVIVQGGREEQLQQWILGLHWRDNFWHGQLQGEPAAFLAALPSMDARLISLNLARASLEEFFIDQLRQRGITSSQ